One genomic window of Paramormyrops kingsleyae isolate MSU_618 chromosome 22, PKINGS_0.4, whole genome shotgun sequence includes the following:
- the nacc1a gene encoding nucleus accumbens associated 1, BEN and BTB (POZ) domain containing a, producing the protein MAQTLQMAIPNFGNNVLECLNEQRLQGLYCDVSVVVKGHAFKAHRAVLAASSSYFRDLFNTGSKSSVVELPSAVQPQSFQQILSFCYTGRLSMNVGDQFLLMYTAGFLQIQQIMEKGTEFFLKVSSPSCDSQGLQAEEAPPSEPQSPVTQPSAGAGPGGAAASSAGRPASCLTPLPLVSRVKLEQQEASSYSVVCTPVAKRLWEGSSREAGGGGSGGGGGGSGGSGGMRKVARFSQEAVRGGAAQAGAMAAGGTGSHGAAANGSSNNNNNATSEGTSPGTLSAYTSDSPNSYHDEEEDEEVLEDGTEEQYRQICNMYTMYSMLNVGATAGERVDALPDHMTSDTRNRMRVRQDLASLPAELISQIGNRCHPKLYEEGDPAEKLELVSGTSVFITRAQLMNCHVSAGTRHKVLLRRLLASFFDRNTLANSCGTGIRSSTNDPSRKPLDSRVLHAVKFYCQNFATSFKESEMNAIAADMCTNARRVVRKSWIPKLKLLMAEGDAYSGFLSDTGKMEADPLGAEHAFEASGLEAGASGEVGAPGDSLPGVGADAGSLF; encoded by the exons ATGGCTCAGACGCTGCAGATGGCCATCCCCAACTTTGGCAACAACGTCTTGGAGTGTCTGAATGAGCAGCGGCTGCAGGGGCTCTACTGCGACGTGTCCGTGGTGGTGAAGGGCCACGCCTTCAAGGCCCACCGAGCCGTGCTGGCCGCCAGCAGCTCCTACTTCCGGGACCTCTTCAACACGGGCAGCAAGAGCTCCGTGGTGGAGCTGCCGTCGGCCGTCCAGCCGCAGAGCTTCCAGCAGATCCTGTCCTTCTGCTACACGGGCCGGCTCAGCATGAACGTGGGCGACCAATTTCTGCTCATGTACACCGCCGGCTTCCTGCAGATCCAGCAGATCATGGAGAAGGGCACCGAGTTCTTCCTTAAGGTCAGCTCCCCCAGCTGCGACTCGCAGGGCCTGCAGGCTGAGGAAGCCCCGCCCTCTGAGCCCCAGAGTCCCGTCACGCAGCCGTCTGCGGGGGCGGGGCCTGGCGGGGCGGCGGCCAGTTCCGCCGGTCGACCCGCATCCTGCCTCACGCCGCTTCCGCTGGTGTCCCGTGTCAAGTTGGAGCAGCAAGAGGCCTCCTCCTACTCTGTGGTCTGCACCCCTGTGGCCAAGCGCCTCTGGGAGGGCAGTAGCCGGGAGGCCGGCGGAGGAGGCTCGGGCGGGGGCGGCGGCGGCAGTGGGGGCAGCGGCGGGATGAGGAAGGTCGCCCGCTTCTCTCAGGAAGCGGTACGAGGCGGGGCGGCGCAGGCGGGAGCCATGGCTGCAGGCGGGACAGGAAGTCACGGTGCCGCTGCCAAtggcagcagcaacaacaacaacaacgccACCTCCGAGGGTACCAGCCCGGGCACTCTGAGCGCCTACACCAGCGACTCCCCCAACTCCTACCACGAtgaagaggaggatgaagaggTCTTGGAGGATGGCACTGAGGAGCAGTACCGTCAGATCTGCAACATGTACACCATGTACAGCATGCTTAACGTGGGGGCTACAG CCGGGGAGCGTGTGGACGCCCTCCCCGACCACATGACTTCTGACACCAGGAACAGGATGCGTGTCAGGCAGGATCTGGCCTCTCTGCCTGCTGAGCTCATCAGTCAGATTGGAAACCGCTGCCACCCCAAGCTGTACGAGGAGGGCGACCCCGCGGAGAAGCTGGAGCTGGTCTCAG GCACCAGTGTATTCATCACCCGAGCCCAGCTCATGAACTGTCACGTCAGTGCGGGGACCCGTCACAAAGTACTCCTCAGAAGGCTGCTAGCCTCGTTCTTCGACCG AAACACTCTGGCAAACAGCTGCGGTACAGGAATCCGCTCCTCCACCAACGACCCCAGCCGCAAGCCGCTGGACAGCAGGGTGCTGCATGCCGTGAAAT TCTACTGCCAGAACTTTGCCACCAGCTTCAAAGAGAGCGAGATGAACGCCATCGCGGCCGACATGTGCACCAACGCCCGGCGCGTCGTCCGCAAGAGCTGGATCCCCAAGCTGAAGCTGCTGATGGCCGAGGGCGACGCCTACTCCGGCTTCCTGT